The Argopecten irradians isolate NY chromosome 6, Ai_NY, whole genome shotgun sequence genome has a window encoding:
- the LOC138326487 gene encoding uncharacterized protein, which yields MSVCHTGTTEYYLAQRAEKSGETEEEEVPGNNHSNHAPEGGEEQGGEADSQRESAEDQIGQGEERRKRVKWPGSVNKVVWQQFDEDVDNILEAMLAGNIDRKVKGMATCIYSMGIERFGTEETKIRGGNNRENRREKEIGNIRRELRALKKQFREASDVQKQPIRELTHGLRERLKTLRRAETNRRNRKERSRKRASFVTNPFQFVKKLFGSKGSGKLVSSKEEVEEHLRKTHSDPRRAEDLAENTKIREVEEPTEAFDESEPKLSEVREIIKKARAGSAPGPNGVPYRVYKNCPRLLRRLWLLLRKVWRRGRLAESWNRAEGCFIPKEDNSKDISQFRTISLLNVEGKVMLAVLARRLTKYMLDNKYIDISVQKGGIPGVSGCLEHTSVLTQIIREARENKGNVAVLWLDLAIAYGSILHKLVEMTMEKYHVPEKFRILLKDYFDSFQMRFTVGDYTTAWQRLEVGIVTGCTISVILFAAAMNLIIKAVEKMSRGPYLSAGSRQPPTRAFMDDMTVTTKTVVEGRWTLRDLEEQITWARMRFKPAKSRSLVLKAGKVKEERFQIGGVDIPTVTEKPVKSLGKWFDGSLNDRNSVVEMRKQAEEWMKAVEKSGLPGKFKAWIYQHGVLPRLLWPLLVYEVPLTSVEAMERMISGHLRRWLNIPRSFSSVGLYSSGTKLQLPLKSLTEEFKVTKVRQVIMLRDSADDKVREARVVTRTGRKWDAKQALKEAEARLRHGDIVGSVASGRLGLGTISRPRWGNANQRTRRDMAQAEIRSMDEEARQVKAVSMRQQGSWTHWEGVRQRKVSWNDIWKMEGHRLSFLLKSTYDLLPSPTNLFTWGIKDNAECVLCRKPANLAHVLTSCQVALSDGRYTWRHDQVLKEVAASLDRARRKKRTISKGPKFVTFVKSGTRATGNVEAGGILATARDWEMRADIQQRMGFPAEVASTPLRPDVVLWSRSSKQVVLVELTVPWEDRMEEANERKQQKYQQLVEECQHRGWKTWCLPIEVGCRGFPGQSLWRALRLLGVTGADRRNLIAAVSRQAEVASSWIWRKREEKWIGHQQQC from the exons ATGAGTGTGTGTCACA CAGGCACAACTGAATATTACCTGGCGCAACGCGCAGAGAAATCTGGTGAGACGGAGGAGGAGGAGGTTCCGGGAAACAACCACAGTAACCATGCACCAGAGGGGGGAGAGGAGCAAGGCGGAGAGGCAGACTCTCAGAGGGAATCGGCGGAGGATCAGATAGGGCAAGGAGAGGAGAGAAGAAAACGTGTAAAATGGCCTGGGAGTGTCAACAAGGTAGTATGGCAGCAGTTTGATGAGGACGTCGACAACATCCTTGAGGCAATGTTAGCTGGAAATATTGATAGGAAGGTTAAAGGAATGGCCACATGCATATACAGCATGGGAATAGAGAGATTTGGAACTGAGGAAACGAAAATAAGAGGTGGAAACAACCGGGAAAATAGAAGAGAGAAGGAAATTGGTAACATCAGAAGGGAACTGAGAGCACTGAAGAAACAATTCAGGGAAGCATCAGACGTCCAGAAACAACCTATCAGAGAACTGACGCATGGTCTCAGGGAAAGACTGAAGACACTGAGAAGAGCAGAAACCAATAGAAGGAATCGGAAAGAGAGAAGCAGGAAGAGGGCAAGTTTTGTGACAAACCCTTTCCAGTTCGTGAAGAAGCTCTTCGGGAGCAAGGGTTCAGGGAAGTTGGTAAGCTCCAAGGAGGAAGTGGAGGAGCACCTAAGGAAGACCCACAGTGATCCTAGGAGAGCAGAAGATCTGGCAGAGAACACCAAGATAAGGGAGGTCGAAGAGCCAACAGAGGCATTTGACGAGAGCGAGCCGAAGCTTTCTGAGGTTCGTGAAATTATCAAGAAGGCACGAGCAGGATCAGCACCTGGACCCAACGGAGTACCATATAGGGTTTACAAGAACTGCCCAAGACTGCTGAGAAGATTATGGCTTTTGCTTCGGAAGGTTTGGAGGAGAGGGCGTTTGGCGGAGAGCTGGAACAGAGCAGAGGGGTGCTTCATACCCAAGGAAGATAACTCCAAAGACATCAGCCAGTTCAGAACCATATCTTTACTGAATGTGGAGGGAAAGGTCATGCTAGCCGTCTTAGCGAGGCGATTGACGAAGTACATGCTGGACAACAAATACATAGACATTTCAGTGCAGAAGGGAGGCATCCCTGGTGTATCTGGATGTCTGGAACACACCAGCGTACTAACCCAAATCATCAGAGAAGCAAGGGAGAACAAAGGCAATGTTGCGGTACTTTGGCTCGACCTGGCCATTGCGTATGGTTCCATATTACACAAACTAGTAGAGATgacaatggaaaagtatcatGTGCCCGAGAAATTCAGAATTCTTCTCAAGGATTATTTCGACAGTTTCCAGATGCGCTTCACTGTAGGAGACTACACAACAGCTTGGCAAAGACTGGAGGTCGGGATTGTCACTGGGTGCACGATATCAGTCATACTCTTTGCAGCAGCGATGAACTTAATCATCAAAGCTGTTGAGAAGATGAGTAGGGGTCCGTACCTGTCGGCAGGCAGCAGGCAACCGCCAACCAGAGCGTTTATGGACGATATGACGGTGACGACGAAGACGGTGGTGGAAGGAAGGTGGACTCTGAGAGATCTAGAAGAGCAGATCACTTGGGCCCGCATGAGGTTCAAACCAGCCAAGTCTCGGAGTCTCGTTCTTAAGGCAGGCAAGGTGAAGGAGGAAAGGTTTCAGATCGGAGGAGTGGACATACCAACTGTTACAGAGAAGCCAGTGAAGAGCCTTGGCAAGTGGTTTGATGGTTCACTCAACGACAGGAACAGTGTAGTGGAGATGAGAAAGCAGGCAGAAGAATGGATGAAGGCAGTTGAGAAGAGTGGACTCCCAGGGAAATTCAAAGCCTGGATATACCAGCATGGCGTACTACCCAGACTCTTGTGGCCATTGCTTGTCTACGAAGTACCACTTACATCTGTAGAGGCAATGGAGAGgatgatcagtggacaccttCGAAGATGGCTGAACATTCCACGCAGCTTCAGCAGTGTAGGCTTGTACAGCTCAGGGACCAAACTCCAACTCCCGCTCAAATCGTTAACGGAGGAGTTCAAGGTTACCAAAGTACGTCAAGTCATCATGTTGAGGGACAGTGCGGATGACAAGGTCAGAGAAGCGAGGGTCGTTACACGAACAGGAAGAAAGTGGGACGCTAAACAGGCTTTGAAGGAAGCAGAGGCAAGACTTCGGCATGGTGATATCGTAGGGTCCGTGGCATCAGGGCGTCTTGGCCTGGGGACCATCTCAAGGCCAAGGTGGGGAAATGCAAATCAACGGACACGTAGGGACATGGCCCAGGCAGAGATTAGATCGATGGATGAGGAGGCTAGACAGGTGAAGGCAGTGAGCATGAGACAGCAGGGCAGCTGGACTCACTGGGAGGGAGTGAGGCAGAGGAAAGTATCTTGGAATGATATCTGGAAGATGGAAGGTCACAGACTTAGCTTCCTGCTGAAGTCAACCTACGATCTACTGCCAAGCCCAACCAACCTATTCACCTGGGGAATCAAGGACAACGCTGAGTGTGTACTTTGCAGGAAACCAGCTAACCTGGCACATGTCCTCACATCATGCCAGGTGGCACTTTCAGATGGAAGATACACATGGCGCCACGACCAGGTCCTCAAGGAGGTAGCAGCAAGTCTAGACCGTGCAAGGAGGAAAAAGCGGACGATATCGAAAGGGCCAAAGTTTGTCACATTTGTGAAGTCGGGAACCCGGGCTACAGGAAACGTAGAGGCTGGTGGGATACTCGCAACAGCAAGAGACTGGGAAATGAGGGCAGACATCCAGCAGAGGATGGGTTTCCCAGCAGAGGTGGCTTCAACACCACTCCGCCCCGATGTTGTGTTATGGTCCCGCAGCTCTAAGCAAGTAGTCTTGGTGGAACTAACAGTACCATGGGAAGACAGGATGGAGGAGGCCAACGAACGGAAGCAGCAGAAATACCAGCAGCTGGTGGAAGAATGCCAACATCGAGGATGGAAGACATGGTGCTTACCGATAGAGGTCGGATGTAGGGGTTTCCCCGGCCAATCATTATGGAGAGCCCTACGTCTATTAGGGGTAACCGGAGCAGACCGGAGGAACCTGATAGCAGCAGTTAGCAGGCAGGCAGAAGTTGCTTCCAGTTGGATCTGGAGGAAGAGGGAGGAGAAGTGGATTGGTCACCAGCAACAGTGCTAG
- the LOC138326488 gene encoding DNA topoisomerase 2-binding protein 1-A-like has translation MAANLRTRQNGKRVFQLSGFSDDERKEMGKMVARLGGIDFDSQGFRSNCTHVVCKKLSRSEKFLGGCATAKWILHPDYILESSKAGQWLEEQCYDWSQINTPDAADVPAEVREAPRRWRYHFEVFGTTAFAGWKTAVVVSGARKNSVYKSLLHSGGAEVYNLKLPVTQPEKVTNALTYVFANEKCAIHVAHLIEYGVLCLRPEYIGDYLIKDPQPDPLDYLVKVPQNSIFQGAFQNDSVVSSQTSDLELSQHVGPSSSQNTPERRYLSIPGLGSTSSVPSPLAIPNRLDISESDLDFPQRFGSSSCLNTPEKAVPSISELASSSSRLSPLKISNRQVTRVSDRVTRNNKKGVQSPLRVKPCVPSPVLPVQKKRKASEVEGIEDAFQELKKLKVSRNRFLWKPVVSVVSNSMQQPNSASQNIFKFI, from the exons ATGGCAGCGAATTTGAGGACAAGACAGAATGGCAAACGAGTGTTTCAACTGTCAGGATTTTCTGATGACGAAAGGAAGGAGATGGGGAAGATGGTTGCAAGATTAGGTGGAATCGACTTCGATTCACAG GGATTCAGGTCAAACTGCACTCACGTTGTCTGTAAGAAACTCTCTAGAAGTGAAAAATTTCTTGGTGGATGTGCCACTGCCAAATGGATTTTACATCCAGATTACATCCTAGAGTCATCAAAGGCTGGTCAGTGGCTGGAGGAGCAGTGCTATGATTGGAGCCAGATCAACACTCCTGATGCAGCAGATGTTCCAGCAGAAGTTCGAGAAGCACCTCGTAGATGGCGTTATCATTTTGAAGTTTTTGGAACAACAGCATTTGCTGGGTGGAAAACGGCTGTTGTTGTCAGTGGTGCAAGAAAGAATTCAGTGTATAAAAG TTTACTCCATAGTGGAGGTGCTGAAGTGTACAATCTAAAGCTTCCTGTTACACAGCCTGAGAAAGTAACCAACGCACTTACCTATGTGTTTGCTAATGAAAAGTGTGCAATACATGTGGCTCACCTGATCGAGTACGGTGTGTTGTGTCTACGGCCGGAATACATTGGTGATTATCTCATCAAG GATCCACAACCTGATCCGTTGGATTATCTAGTCAAAGTACCGCAGAATTCCATTTTTCAAGGAGCTTTCCAAAATGACAGTGTTGTGAGCAGTCAGACATCAGACTTAGAACTGAGTCAGCATGTTGGACCATCAAGTAGTCAGAATACACCAGAGAGGAGATATTTGTCAATCCCAGGCCTCGGAAGCACTAGTTCTGTACCGTCACCACTAGCTATTCCAAATCGACTTGACATATCTGAATCAGACCTAGACTTTCCTCAGCGGTTCGGGTCATCTAGTTGTCTAAACACACCAGAGAAAGCAGTCCCTTCCATTTCTGAACTTGCCAGTAGCAGTTCTAGACTTTCACCTCTTAAAATTTCAAacagacaggtaacaagag TAAGTGATAGAGTAACAAGAAACAATAAGAAAGGAGTGCAGTCTCCCCTGAGGGTAAAACCCTGTGTGCCAAGTCCAGTCCTACCTGTTCAAAAGAAACGAAAGGCCAGCGAAGTTGAAGGAATAGAAGATGCCTTTCAAGAACTGAAAAAACTTAAA GTGTCCAGGAATAGATTCCTATGGAAGCCTGTGGTCAGTGTGGTGTCCAATAGCATGCAGCAG CCCAACAGTGCGTCCCAAAACATTTTTAAGTTCatttaa
- the LOC138325748 gene encoding piggyBac transposable element-derived protein 4-like: MAALSDTSDFGDSSSDEGSERDDPVSDMSDLDMDDDLSDHSFQSDTDSDDDPDTCSSMGTLGSQASSVDSDFWSDELKDVDTTDFTETAGPRHDLPPTASVLMFFFLMFSDTFFSTMMEETNRYAAQRQETHPDPDWYDTTIPEMMAFIGMQIMMGVVQVPNLGIYWSSNPFLGNAGFQRVMSRNRFQDLQRYFHLSDNTTQPPRGDPRYDRLNKVRPVIDMARANFRERYQPGQHQSVDEGMVKYKGQYFAKQYMPAKPVKRGFKIWMRCESSGYCGDFRPYLGKHDQFRGRDLGARVVLHLCRPLKWKGHHVYFDRFFTSIHLVQKLLANGIFACGTIKATSAGIPASMVAPTGLDRGDTVQCQHDDLVLTVWKDKKLVHVVSSGCHPVGDDPVVRRIPGGGAAEFNRPPTITQYQRYMGGVDRCMQHRAKNPVGRPAKKYWKYLLNFILELCLINAFQVWKETPGATATKRTAYKLLDFRCDVATELIGGFTTRKLPMRLTAPVHPAAVHTISRLDRKRSTCKWCTKHGEKRRRDTQFGCSMCDVHLCQGACFTSYHDANHMASS, from the exons ATGGCAGCACTATCAGATACTTCGGATTTTGGCGATTCGAGTAGCGATGAAGGGAGCGAGAGAGACGATCCTGTGTCAGACATGTCTGACCTGGATATGGATGATGACCTGAGCGATCATTCCTTTCAGTCCGACACCGACAGCGACGACGATCCAGACACCTGCTCATCCATGGGGACCCTTGGGAGCCAGGCCAGTTCTGTGGACAGTGACTTTTGGAGCGACGAACTGAAGGATGTTGACACTACAGACTTCACCGAGACAGCCGGACCCCGACATGACTTACCACCTACAGCCAGTGTTTTGATGTTCTTTTTCCTTATGTTCAGCGACACTTTTTTCAGCACCATGATGGAGGAGACCAACCGTTACGCCGCCCAGAGACAGGAGACCCACCCAGACCCAGACTGGTATGATACCACCATCCCAGAGATGATGGCATTCATCGGAATGCAGATCATGATGGGGGTCGTGCAGGTGCCAAACCTTGGCATTTACTGGTCTTCAAATCCTTTCTTAG GTAATGCTGGGTTTCAGAGGGTCATGAGCCGGAACAGATTTCAGGACTTGCAGCGATATTTCCACTTGAGTGACAACACTACCCAACCTCCCCGTGGGGATCCAAGATACGACAG ATTGAACAAAGTTCGACCAGTGATCGACATGGCCAGAGCCAACTTCCGGGAGAGATACCAGCCAGGACAGCACCAGAGCGTTGATGAGGGTATGGTCAAGTACAAGGGACAATACTTCGCCAAACAGTACATGCCAGCGAAGCCAGTCAAGAGAGGATTCAAG ATCTGGATGAGATGCGAGAGTAGTGGCTACTGTGGAGACTTCCGTCCCTATCTTGGAAAACATGACCAGTTCCGAGGTAGGGATCTTGGCGCAAGAGTTGTCCTACACCTCTGCAGACCTTTGAAGTGGAAAGGCCATCATGTCTATTTTGACAG ATTCTTCACCAGTATCCACTTGGTCCAGAAGTTACTTGCCAATGGGATATTTGCCTGTGGTACCATCAAGGCAACATCAGCAGGGATTCCAGCCAGTATGGTTGCCCCTACAGGCCTCGACAGAGGGGACACAGTACAATGTCAGCACGATGACCTTGTACTGACTGTCTGGAAAGATAAGAAACTG GTCCATGTTGTTAGCTCTGGCTGTCATCCTGTGGGAGATGACCCTGTTGTGCGCCGCATTCCTGGAGGCGGAGCAGCTGAGTTCAACCGGCCCCCCACGATCACCCAGTACCAGCGTTACATGGGAGGAGTTGACCGCTGTATGCAGCACAGAGCTAAGAACCCTGTAGGACGGCCAGCCAAGAAATACTGGAAGTACCTGCTGAACTTCATCCTGGAGCTTTGCCTCATCAATGCTTTCCAAGTTTGGAAAGAGACACCAG gGGCCACAGCTACGAAGAGGACTGCCTACAAGCTTTTGGACTTTAGATGTGACGTTGCAACAGAACTCATAGGAGGATTCACGACGAGGAAACTGCCCATGCGCCTTACTGCCCCTGTTCATCCTGCAGCTGTCCACACCATCTCCCGTCTAGACAGGAAGAGGTCAACATGTAAATGGTGCACTAAACATGGAGAAAAGAGACGTCGGGACACCCAGTTTGGTTGCAGCATGTGTGATGTGCACTTGTGTCAGGGGGCTTGTTTCACTTCATATCATGATGCAAATCATATGGCCTCTTCCTAA